Proteins encoded within one genomic window of Humulus lupulus chromosome 1, drHumLupu1.1, whole genome shotgun sequence:
- the LOC133812978 gene encoding uncharacterized protein LOC133812978, with protein sequence MLVDATAGHELLSFMDAYSGYNQILMHPDDQEKTAFMTNLGIFCYKESSLVSETAVSAVLFREEEGKQSPVYYVSKALLNAETRYRQLEKLALALIHAARKLRPYFQCHPITVLTTFPLKKILHKPELSGRLTKWAVELSEYEVTYKPQTSLKSQAERELCCLTKGQSVGIWKLQVDGSSNTKGSGLGLVLTSPQGDVIEQAVRCGFKATNNEAEYEAMIAGLGLAKDMGVKKIVVFSDSQLVVNQMQGSYLVRDNKMTAYLNKTKELQSVFDEFTINQAPRGENSHADALANLGSSIQTTDPKTIPVVYLQWPAVWKDEEEQVNDISNNRTWITPIVEYLEQDILPEDKNEARRVKAQSVRFTIIRGKLYKRSFSSPYLKCINHAEAKYVLAELHEGECGNHSGGRSLAHRALTQGYYWPTMRADSSDYARRCDKCQRFAQISHQPSERLISITSPWPFMKWGMDIVGKLPTAPGQKMYMLTVTDYFSKWIEADSFHQIRDKEVKGFIWKNVICRYGIPK encoded by the exons ATGCTAGTAGACGCCACAGCCGGTCATGAACtcctaagcttcatggacgcatactcaggatacaaccagatcctgaTGCATCCAGACGATCAGGAAAAGACAGCCTTCATGACCAACTTGGGCATattctgctacaag GAAAGTTCCTTGG TATCCGAGACGGCAGTTAGCGCAGTCCTATTCAGGGAAGAGGAAGGCAAGCAGTCTccagtctactatgtaagcaaagctTTGCTTAATGCAGAAACCCGATATAGACAGCTGGAGAAACTTGCACTTGCACTCATCCACGCAGCAAGGAAGCTACGCCCATACTTCCAGTGCCATCCAATAACGGTCTTGACCACCTTTCCACTCAAAAAAATCCTCCACAAACCAGAACTGTCAGGCAGACTGACCAAGTGGGCGGTAGAGCTAAGCGAGTACGAAGTAACATACAAGCCACAAACTTCCCTCAAATCTCAG gcagaaAGAGAACTTTGTTGTCTGACCAAGGGACAGTCAGTCGGAATCTGGAAGTTGCAAGTAGACGGCTCAAGTAACACCAAAGGAAGTGGACTCGGACTCGTCCTGACTTCACCCCAAGGTGACGTAATCGAACAAGCAGTCCGATGCGGGTTCAAAGCtaccaacaatgaagctgaatatgaagcaatGATAGCTGGACTCGGACTAGCCAAAGACATGGGAGTAAAAAAGATCGTGGTCTTCAGTGATTCTCAATTAGTAGTCAACCAAATGCAAGGTAGCTATCTGGTCCGAGATAACAAAATGACAGCCTACCTCAACAAGACTAAAGAGTTGCAGTCAGTCTTCGACGAGTTCACTATCAACCAAGCACCAAGAGGGGAGAACAGTCATGCAGATGCATTAGCAAACCTTGGATCCTCCATCCAGACAACCGACCCCAAGACAATACCTGTAGTATATCTCCAATGGCCAGCTGTTtggaaagatgaagaagagcaagTTAATGACATCTCCAACAACCGAACATGGATAACTCCAATAGTCGAGTACTTGGAACAGGACATACTTCCAGAAGATAAGAACGAAGCACGTCGGGTCAAGGCTCAGTCAGTCCGCTTCACTATTATACGAGGTAAACTCTATAAACGTTCATTTTCTAGTCCatatttgaaatgcattaacCATGCAGAGGCCAAATACGTACTGGCTGAGTTGCATgaaggagagtgcggcaaccactctGGAGGACGAAGCTTAGCGCACCGTGCCCTAACACAAGGCTACTACTGGCCAACTATGCGAGCTGATTCCTCTGACTATGCAAGAcgatgtgacaaatgccaacggttCGCTCAGATATCCCACCAACCTTCGGAGCGTCTCATCTCAAtcacatccccttggccattcatGAAATGGGGGATGGATATAGTAGGCAAGCTTCCAACCGCACCAGGACAGAAGATGTACATGCTTACAGTGACCGACTACTTCAGCAAGTGGATCGAAGCAGACTCATTCCACCAAATCCGAGATAAAGAAGTAAAGGGTTTCATTTGGAAGAATGTGATCTGTAGGTACGGAATACCAAAATAA
- the LOC133782524 gene encoding dimethylnonatriene synthase-like — MDFSFLFEELITVMALLSFLVMYSALKTLQKHPNKKTKSSIISNSVPEPPGVLPIIGHLHLLIGQLPVARILGAMADEYGPIYSLKLGQYRALVLSNWELVKESFTTNDRLFANRPNIAIGKYVLYDSAAFAVAPYGQYWRELRKLATLQLLSVHRIELLQHIRVKEIDSFIKGLLRYDDDRVVPLSELLEQLTFNINVRLIAGKRFSAEAFSEKTNEVRRFREAIKEALHLAGVFVWSDVIPWLERFDFHGHVRSMKRTFKELDSVMGKWLEEHRRARANKNGDESSGGGGGGGDLMDVMLSNLTEDDAVLSGHSRDTVIKATSLILILTGTESTAVTLTWIISLLLNHPSVLKAAQEELDTHVGRQRWVQESDIPNLKFLQAIVKETLRLYPPGPITGPREATQDCYIGGHYVPTGTRLIVNLWKLQRDPRMWSDPSKFLPERFMTTHAGLNFRDQNFEYIPFSAGRRSCPGVALGLAVVQLVLARILQGFELKSKDEFPVDMREGLGIALPKLTPLEARLAPRLPPYLYEPL; from the exons AtggatttctcttttcttttcgaAGAATTAATCACTGTTATGGCTCTCTTAAGTTTCCTAGTTATGTATTCTGCTTTGAAAACATTGCAAAAACATCCAAACAAAAAGACGAAAAGTAGTATTATAAGCAATAGTGTCCCTGAACCCCCTGGGGTGTTGCCAATCATTGGTCACCTCCACCTTCTCATCGGTCAACTTCCAGTAGCCAGAATCCTCGGCGCCATGGCCGACGAATACGGCCCAATCTACTCACTCAAGCTCGGCCAGTACCGAGCCTTGGTGCTGAGTAACTGGGAGCTAGTCAAGGAAAGCTTCACCACAAACGACAGACTCTTCGCTAACCGACCAAACATAGCAATAGGGAAGTACGTCCTGTACGACAGTGCTGCCTTTGCAGTCGCCCCTTACGGCCAGTACTGGCGCGAGCTTCGAAAGCTCGCCACCCTTCAGCTCCTCTCGGTGCATCGGATCGAGTTGCTGCAACACATCCGAGTCAAGGAAATCGACTCGTTCATCAAGGGTTTGCTTCGTTATGATGATGACAGAGTTGTGCCTCTGTCCGAGCTGTTGGAGCAACTGACGTTCAATATAAACGTGAGGTTGATCGCCGGTAAGCGATTTTCGGCAGAAGCTTTCAGCGAAAAGACGAACGAGGTGCGTCGTTTCAGGGAAGCCATTAAAGAAGCTTTGCATCTAGCTGGGGTTTTTGTGTGGTCGGATGTGATCCCGTGGCTCGAGCGTTTCGACTTTCATGGTCACGTTAGGTCCATGAAACGGACTTTCAAGGAGCTTGACTCGGTGATGGGGAAGTGGCTCGAAGAACATCGTCGAGCTAGAGCTAACAAGAATGGTGATGAGtccagtggtggtggtggtggtggtggtgaccTCATGGACGTTATGTTGTCGAACCTCACTGAGGACGATGCGGTGTTGTCTGGTCATAGCCGCGATACTGTTATCAAAGCCACTTCTCTG attctCATTCTAACTGGGACAGAAAGCACAGCTGTTACACTAACATGGATAATCTCATTATTATTGAACCACCCAAGTGTTTTGAAGGCGGCCCAAGAAGAGTTGGACACTCATGTAGGAAGACAGAGATGGGTGCAAGAATCTGACATCCCTAATCTCAAGTTTCTTCAAGCCATTGTTAAAGAAACCCTACGCTTGTACCCGCCAGGCCCCATAACAGGCCCACGTGAGGCCACACAAGATTGTTACATTGGTGGACACTATGTCCCCACAGGCACACGTTTGATTGTGAACTTGTGGAAACTACAGCGGGACCCACGCATGTGGTCAGACCCATCAAAGTTTCTTCCCGAAAGGTTCATGACTACTCATGCCGGTTTAAACTTTAGAGACCAGAATTTCGAGTATATTCCTTTCAGTGCTGGTCGAAGGTCGTGTCCTGGGGTGGCGCTTGGTTTGGCTGTGGTTCAATTAGTGCTGGCTCGAATTCTTCAGGGTTTTGAGTTGAAAAGCAAGGACGAGTTCCCTGTGGATATGCGGGAAGGCTTGGGCATTGCGTTGCCAAAACTTACTCCTCTTGAAGCTCGATTGGCTCCTCGCCTTCCTCCATATCTTTACGAACCTCTATGa